Proteins from a single region of Chaetodon trifascialis isolate fChaTrf1 chromosome 10, fChaTrf1.hap1, whole genome shotgun sequence:
- the tjp1b gene encoding tight junction protein ZO-1 isoform X11, translating into MEETVIWEQHTVTLHRAPGFGFGIAISGGRDNPHFQSGETSIVISDVLKGGPAEGLLQENDRVVMVNAVSMDNVEHAYAVQQLRKSGKIAKITIRRKRKVHVPMGRLGERETMSEHDEEEDSYDEEIYETRSGRSGAYSGVGGAMGRRSGRSSGRRDRERERSGSRERSLSPRSDRRSHNLPPRPAKVTLVKSRKNEAEYGLRLASHIFVKDISPESLAARDGNIQEGDVVLKINGTVTENLSLIDAKKLIERSKGKLKMVVQRDDRATLLNIPDLDDSIPSANASDRDDISDIHSLASDHSNRSHDRHRSSRSRSPDRRSEPSDHSRHSPPQISNGSHRSRDDERISKPASTPAKLAEEVPLPKPKESAIAREEKQLPPLPEPKPVYAQPGQPDVDLPVSPSDAPVPSAAHDDSILRPSMKLVKFRKGESVGLRLAGGNDVGIFVAGVLEDSPAAKEGLEEGDQILRVNNVDFANIIREEAVLFLLDLPKGEEVTILAQKKKDVYRRIVESDVGDSFYIRTHFEYEKESPYGLSFNKGEVFRVVDTLYNGKLGSWLAIRIGKNHQEVERGIIPNKNRAEQLSSVQYTLPKTAGGDRADFWRFRGLRSSKRNLRKSREDLSSQPVQTKFPAYERVVLREAGFLRPVVIFGPIADVAREKLSREEPDLFELAKSEPRDAGTDQRSSGIIRLHTIKQIIDRDKHAVLDITPNAVDRLNYAQWYPIVVFLNPDNKQGVKNMRTRLCPESRKSARKLYERAIKLRKNNHHLFTTTINLNNMNDGWYGALKETIQQQQNQLVWVSEGKADGTTEDDLDIHDDRLSYLSAPGSEYSMYSTDSRHTSDYEDTDTEGGAYTDQELDETLNDEVGLPTEPAITRSSEPVREDPPVIQDTPGYPGYQHPVQPEPASRIDPAGFKMAAPQQMYKKDLYNMEDPVRINHGLKQSMSYSHQPSYQDKQPYREYDHPPYGYDGGGYTEPKPHNTDSHLHYDNRVPHYNEQWPPYDQQTSSSQPAGYQPGHQQPMGYNPRSPYEDGPGRDYSPPQPRYDEAPPVGYDGRPRHSKPGPIRYDEPPPPPPAGYDARSPYDAEPHGFPINSPRSPEPPKQYYGDSGLRPTYIPGPPNRGYKPGMHEPIMNSEPAIPPPKPETLSSPGEPAITPGSKPLPPPPREDLDEDPAMKPQSVLNRVKMFENKRSVSMDRAKEGESAALRPPDVPKPVSAPGPVLKANSLSNLEQEKSTYRAPEPQKPHTKPLDDVVRSNHYDPDEDEEYYRKQLSYFDRRSFDSKAMGQPSPGINRFHDLPKPAQLSYPYNRVESVEKVSPVEKRYEPLPQISPSSQYGPPASAIPPNTLPKLSPNDANSIPEPLSSPNPKPELAALRPASRDEPTPGGYLPPRGLPDKSPVNGTDAAPPKTLPAPAPTSYNRYVPKPYTSSARPFERKFESPKFNHNLLPNDTQVKTDLLSKPSVVSNSGGKPQLSPQPLDHDSGLDTFTRTMDNRPKYQHNNINAIPKAIPVSPSTLEDDDEDEGHTVVATARGIFNCNGGVLSSIETGVSIIIPQGAIPESVEQEIYFKVCRDNSILPPLDKEKGETLLSPLVMCGPHGLKFLKPVELRLPHCASMTPDGWSFALKSSDSSSGDPKTWQNKSLPGDPNYLVGANCVSVLIDHF; encoded by the exons ATGGAGGAGACTGTCATTTGGGAACAGCACACAGTAACACTACACAGG gCACCAGGGTTTGGCTTCGGGATAGCCATATCAGGAGGTCGGGATAACCCTCATTTTCAGAGCGGTGAGACCTCCATTGTCATCTCGGATGTGCTGAAAGGAGGCCCAGCTGAGGGCCTGCTGCA GGAAAATGACAGAGTCGTCATGGTCAATGCCGTCTCCATGGACAATGTGGAGCATGCGTACGCAGTCCAGCAGCTTCGTAAAAGTGGAAAAATTGCCAAAATT ACAATCAGGCGGAAGAGGAAGGTGCACGTCCCCATGGGCCGCCTCGGGGAGAGGGAAACTATGTCGGAGcatgacgaggaggaggacagctACGATGAAGAGATATACGAGACGCGGAGCGGACGCAGCGGCGCTTACAGCGGTGTGGGTGGGGCCATGGGCAGGCGCAGTGGGCGGAGCAGCGGGCGAAGGGACAGGGAGCGTGAACGCAGCGGCTCACGGGAGAGGAGTCTCTCCCCACGCTCAGACCGCCGCTCACACAACCTGCCCCCGCGTCCTGCCAAGGTCACACTTGTCAAGTCTCGTAAAAATGAAG CAGAATATGGCCTGCGCCTGGCCAGCCACATCTTTGTCAAGGACATTTCCCCTGAGAGCCTGGCAGCCAGGGACGGCAACATCCAGGAAGGGGATGTTGTAttgaag ATCAATGGCACAGTGACAGAGAACCTCTCCTTGATTGACGCTAAGAAGCTGATAGAAAGGTCAAAGGGCAAGCTAAAAATGGTTGTTCAGAGGGACGACAGGGCGACCCTGCTGAACATCCCTGACCTCGACGACAGCATTCCGTCAGCCAACGCCTCGGACAGAGACG ACATTTCAGATATCCATTCTCTGGCGTCCGATCATTCCAATCGATCGCATGACAGGCATCGTAGCAGCCGCTCCCGCTCTCCAGACAGAAGATCTGAACCCTCAGACCACTCCAGACACTCGCCTCCACAAATCAGTAATGGCAG TCACAGAAGTCGTGATGACGAACGAATCTCGAAGCCGGCTTCAACACCAGCGAAGCTCGCAGAGGAGGTTCCTCTGCCCAAACCGAAGGAGTCGGCTATTGCTCGAGAGGAGAAACAGCTTCCACCACTCCCAG agCCCAAGCCGGTGTATGCTCAGCCTGGACAGCCAGATGTAGACCTGCCAGTCAGTCCCTCTGATGCTCCTGTGCCAAGCGCTGCCCACGATGATAGCATCCTACG GCCAAGCATGAAGCTGGTGAAGTTCAGGAAGGGGGAGAGCGTGGGGCTGCGGCTGGCTGGGGGAAATGACGTGGGCATCTTTGTAGCCGGAGTGCTGGAGGATAGCCCAGCTGCTAAGGAGGGCCTGGAGGAGGGCGACCAAATTCTCAGG GTAAATAATGTAGATTTTGCGAACATAATCCGAGAGGAGGCGGTGCTGTTCCTCCTGGACCTTCCTAAAGGTGAAGAGGTCACCATTCTGGcccagaagaagaaagatg TGTATCGGCGGATCGTGGAGTCCGATGTTGGCGACTCCTTCTACATCCGGACACACTTTGAGTATGAGAAGGAATCTCCGTATGGGTTAAGCTTTAACAAGGGTGAGGTGTTCCGTGTGGTGGACACCCTCTACAATGGCAAGCTGGGCTCCTGGTTGGCTATTCGCATCGGCAAGAACCACCAAGAGGTGGAGAGGGGCATCATCCCCAACAAAAACAG AGCGGAGCAGCTCTCCAGCGTGCAATACACTCTCCCCAAAACAGCAGGGGGCGACAGGGCTGACTTCTGGAGGTTTCGTGGTCTTCGCAGCTCCAAGAGGAACCTtaggaagagcagagaggaccTCTCTTCCCAGCCAGTCCAAACAAAGTTCCCAGCTTATGAAAGAGTTGTGctgagagagg CTGGTTTCCTGAGACCTGTGGTGATATTTGGGCCCATTGCTGACGTTGCTCGAGAAAAACTCTCCAGAGAAGAGCCAGACCTTTTTGAGCTTGCAA AGAGTGAACCGAGAGATGCAGGAACAGACCAGCGTAGTTCAGGAATCATTCGTCTTCACACCATCAAACAGATCATCGACAGA GACAAACACGCTGTGCTTGACATCACCCCAAACGCTGTGGACAGGCTGAACTATGCTCAGTGGTACCCGATTGTAGTCTTCCTAAATCCTGATAATAAGCAGGGGGTGAAGAACATGAGGACCAGACTGTGTCCAGAGTCCAGGAAGAGCGCCAGGAAGCTCTATGAGAGAGCCATCAAACTGAGGAAGAATAATCACCACCTGTTCACCA CCACCATCAACTTGAACAATATGAATGACGGCTGGTACGGCGCTCTGAAAGAAAcgatccagcagcagcagaaccagcTGGTGTGGGTGTCAGAGGGCAAG gcGGATGGCACCACAGAGGATGACTTGGATATCCACGATGACCGTCTGTCCTACCTGTCGGCACCAGGTAGTGAATACTCCATGTACAGCACGGACAGCCGCCACACTTCTGATTACGAGGACACCGACACAGAGGGCGGAGCGTACACAGACCAGGAACTGGATGAGACTTTGAACGACGAGGTGGGTCTCCCCACGGAGCCCGCCATCACCCGCTCCTCCGAGCCTGTTCGAGAAGACCCGCCCGTAATTCAGGACACCCCTGGTTACCCTGGATACCAGCACCCTGTGCAGCCTGAACCAGCCAGTCGTATAGACCCTGCTGGGTTCAAGATGGCCGCTCCACAACAG ATGTACAAGAAAGATCTGTACAATATGGAGGACCCTGTGCGAATCAACCATGGCCTGAAGCAGTCTATGAGCTACAGTCACCAGCCGTCGTACCAGGACAAACAGCCATACCGCGAATACGACCACCCGCCTTACGGATATGATGGAGGCGGCTACACAGAACCAAAGCCTCACAACACTGACTCTCACCTGCACTACGACAACCGTGTGCCTCATTACAACGAACAGTGGCCCCCCTATGACCAGCAGACCTCGTCCTCTCAGCCCGCAGGGTACCAGCCGGGCCACCAGCAACCCATGGGCTACAACCCCCGGTCCCCCTACGAGGATGGACCAGGGAGGGACTACAGCCCCCCTCAGCCCCGCTATGATGAGGCCCCGCCTGTGGGCTACGATGGCAGACCACGCCACAGTAAACCTGGGCCCATTCGTTATGATGAacccccacccccgcccccaGCGGGCTATGATGCCCGCTCTCCCTATGATGCAGAACCTCACGGCTTCCCCATAAATTCACCTCGATCGCCAGAGCCTCCAAAGCAGTATTACGGTGACTCTGGTCTGAGGCCCACCTACATTCCTGGGCCTCCAAACCGGGGCTATAAGCCAGGGATGCATGAGCCCATCATGAACTCCGAACCCGCAATTCCCCCTCCTAAACCAGAGACCCTCTCCTCGCCAGGTGAGCCAGCCATCACTCCAGGATCCAAacccctccctccaccaccccgGGAAGACCTGGATGAGGACCCGGCCATGAAACCGCAGTCAGTGCTCAACAGAGTCAAGATGTTTGAGAATAAACGGTCTGTTTCTATGGACAGGGCTAAAGAGGGAGAGTCGGCAGCACTCAGG CCTCCAGATGTTCCTAAACCTGTGAGTGCACCTGGCCCAGTCCTCAAAGCCAATTCCCTCAGCAACCTGGAGCAGGAGAAGTCCACCTATAG ggctCCTGAGCCACAGAAGCCTCATACTAAACCCCTGGATGATGTAGTGCGGTCCAACCACTATGACccagatgaggatgaggagtacTACAGGAAGCAGTTGTCCTACTTTGATCGCCGTAGCTTCGACAGCAAGGCCATGGGCCAGCCGAGTCCTGGCATCAACCGCTTCCATGATCTGCCCAAACCAGCTCAGCTGTCCTACCCGTACAACCG AGTGGAGTCTGTCGAGAAGGTGAGTCCAGTGGAGAAAAGATACGAACCCCTGCCCCAAATCAGCCCATCCTCCCAGTATGGGCCCCCCGCATCCGCCATCCCACCTAACACACTGCCCAAACTCAGCCCCAATGATG CTAACTCCATACCCGAGCCTTTGAGCTCACCCAATCCTAAGCCTGAGCTGGCAGCTCTCCGACCAGCCAGCAGGGACGAACCTACACCAGGTGGCTACCTGCCCCCGAGAGGCCTCCCCGACAAATCCCCCGTCAACGGCACAGACGCAGCACCCCCGAAGACGCTGCCTGCTCCCGCTCCAACTAGCTACAACCGTTACGTCCCCAAGCCGTACACCAGCTCCGCCCGGCCCTTTGAGCGCAAGTTTGAGAGCCCCAAGTTCAACCACAACCTGCTGCCCAACGACACACAGGTGAAGACGGACCTCCTCAGTAAGCCCAGCGTGGTGAGCAACAGCGGCGGGAAGCCTCAGCTGTCACCACAGCCCCTGGATCATGACAGTGGCCTGGACACCTTCACACGCACTATGGACAACAGGCCGAAATACCAGCACAATAACATCAACGCCATCCCCAAGGCCATCCCAGTAAG CCCCAGCACGCTAGAAGATGACGATGAAGACGAAGGGCACACAGTGGTGGCCACCGCCCGAGGCATCTTCAACTGTAATGGAGGGGTCCTGAGCTCCATTGAGACAGGCGTCAGCATCATCATCCCCCAGGGCGCCATCCCTGAGAGCGTGGAGCAGGAGATTTACTTCAAGGTGTGCCGAGACAACAGCATCCTGCCCCCCCTCGACAAGGAGAAAG GAGAAACGCTGCTAAGTCCGCTGGTGATGTGTGGCCCGCATGGACTCAAGTTCCTGAAGCCGGTGGAGCTGCGCTTACCTCACTGTGCGTCTATGACCCCTGATGGTTGGTCTTTTGCTCTAAAATCCTCCGACTCCTCGTCGG GTGATCCCAAAACCTGGCAGAACAAATCTCTCCCCGGAGACCCAAACTACCTGGTGGGTgcaaactgtgtgtctgtgctcattGACCACTTCTGA
- the tjp1b gene encoding tight junction protein ZO-1 isoform X14, whose translation MITCAFLWVGFLVAVDSTMVNYQKYITVMQLALGVTASNKEHCLPPRKRMWIHPSPTAGSITAASSVSTIQGKPSLRRIKGRIHRSKSLDSIDLLDSNSAAMEETVIWEQHTVTLHRAPGFGFGIAISGGRDNPHFQSGETSIVISDVLKGGPAEGLLQENDRVVMVNAVSMDNVEHAYAVQQLRKSGKIAKITIRRKRKVHVPMGRLGERETMSEHDEEEDSYDEEIYETRSGRSGAYSGVGGAMGRRSGRSSGRRDRERERSGSRERSLSPRSDRRSHNLPPRPAKVTLVKSRKNEEYGLRLASHIFVKDISPESLAARDGNIQEGDVVLKINGTVTENLSLIDAKKLIERSKGKLKMVVQRDDRATLLNIPDLDDSIPSANASDRDDISDIHSLASDHSNRSHDRHRSSRSRSPDRRSEPSDHSRHSPPQISNGSHRSRDDERISKPASTPAKLAEEVPLPKPKESAIAREEKQLPPLPEPKPVYAQPGQPDVDLPVSPSDAPVPSAAHDDSILRPSMKLVKFRKGESVGLRLAGGNDVGIFVAGVLEDSPAAKEGLEEGDQILRVNNVDFANIIREEAVLFLLDLPKGEEVTILAQKKKDVYRRIVESDVGDSFYIRTHFEYEKESPYGLSFNKGEVFRVVDTLYNGKLGSWLAIRIGKNHQEVERGIIPNKNRAEQLSSVQYTLPKTAGGDRADFWRFRGLRSSKRNLRKSREDLSSQPVQTKFPAYERVVLREAGFLRPVVIFGPIADVAREKLSREEPDLFELAKSEPRDAGTDQRSSGIIRLHTIKQIIDRDKHAVLDITPNAVDRLNYAQWYPIVVFLNPDNKQGVKNMRTRLCPESRKSARKLYERAIKLRKNNHHLFTTTINLNNMNDGWYGALKETIQQQQNQLVWVSEGKADGTTEDDLDIHDDRLSYLSAPGSEYSMYSTDSRHTSDYEDTDTEGGAYTDQELDETLNDEVGLPTEPAITRSSEPVREDPPVIQDTPGYPGYQHPVQPEPASRIDPAGFKMAAPQQQDEAALPMPSLPPTVVAPPAVEQPVQLEGMHLEEPPAAAAAPQADSLSSPSPAPELIQPPPPPHEPHPSGPPGPEPKMYKKDLYNMEDPVRINHGLKQSMSYSHQPSYQDKQPYREYDHPPYGYDGGGYTEPKPHNTDSHLHYDNRVPHYNEQWPPYDQQTSSSQPAGYQPGHQQPMGYNPRSPYEDGPGRDYSPPQPRYDEAPPVGYDGRPRHSKPGPIRYDEPPPPPPAGYDARSPYDAEPHGFPINSPRSPEPPKQYYGDSGLRPTYIPGPPNRGYKPGMHEPIMNSEPAIPPPKPETLSSPGEPAITPGSKPLPPPPREDLDEDPAMKPQSVLNRVKMFENKRSVSMDRAKEGESAALRPPDVPKPVSAPGPVLKANSLSNLEQEKSTYRAPEPQKPHTKPLDDVVRSNHYDPDEDEEYYRKQLSYFDRRSFDSKAMGQPSPGINRFHDLPKPAQLSYPYNRVESVEKVSPVEKRYEPLPQISPSSQYGPPASAIPPNTLPKLSPNDANSIPEPLSSPNPKPELAALRPASRDEPTPGGYLPPRGLPDKSPVNGTDAAPPKTLPAPAPTSYNRYVPKPYTSSARPFERKFESPKFNHNLLPNDTQVKTDLLSKPSVVSNSGGKPQLSPQPLDHDSGLDTFTRTMDNRPKYQHNNINAIPKAIPVSPSTLEDDDEDEGHTVVATARGIFNCNGGVLSSIETGVSIIIPQGAIPESVEQEIYFKVCRDNSILPPLDKEKGETLLSPLVMCGPHGLKFLKPVELRLPHCDPKTWQNKSLPGDPNYLVGANCVSVLIDHF comes from the exons AGCGCAGCGATGGAGGAGACTGTCATTTGGGAACAGCACACAGTAACACTACACAGG gCACCAGGGTTTGGCTTCGGGATAGCCATATCAGGAGGTCGGGATAACCCTCATTTTCAGAGCGGTGAGACCTCCATTGTCATCTCGGATGTGCTGAAAGGAGGCCCAGCTGAGGGCCTGCTGCA GGAAAATGACAGAGTCGTCATGGTCAATGCCGTCTCCATGGACAATGTGGAGCATGCGTACGCAGTCCAGCAGCTTCGTAAAAGTGGAAAAATTGCCAAAATT ACAATCAGGCGGAAGAGGAAGGTGCACGTCCCCATGGGCCGCCTCGGGGAGAGGGAAACTATGTCGGAGcatgacgaggaggaggacagctACGATGAAGAGATATACGAGACGCGGAGCGGACGCAGCGGCGCTTACAGCGGTGTGGGTGGGGCCATGGGCAGGCGCAGTGGGCGGAGCAGCGGGCGAAGGGACAGGGAGCGTGAACGCAGCGGCTCACGGGAGAGGAGTCTCTCCCCACGCTCAGACCGCCGCTCACACAACCTGCCCCCGCGTCCTGCCAAGGTCACACTTGTCAAGTCTCGTAAAAATGAAG AATATGGCCTGCGCCTGGCCAGCCACATCTTTGTCAAGGACATTTCCCCTGAGAGCCTGGCAGCCAGGGACGGCAACATCCAGGAAGGGGATGTTGTAttgaag ATCAATGGCACAGTGACAGAGAACCTCTCCTTGATTGACGCTAAGAAGCTGATAGAAAGGTCAAAGGGCAAGCTAAAAATGGTTGTTCAGAGGGACGACAGGGCGACCCTGCTGAACATCCCTGACCTCGACGACAGCATTCCGTCAGCCAACGCCTCGGACAGAGACG ACATTTCAGATATCCATTCTCTGGCGTCCGATCATTCCAATCGATCGCATGACAGGCATCGTAGCAGCCGCTCCCGCTCTCCAGACAGAAGATCTGAACCCTCAGACCACTCCAGACACTCGCCTCCACAAATCAGTAATGGCAG TCACAGAAGTCGTGATGACGAACGAATCTCGAAGCCGGCTTCAACACCAGCGAAGCTCGCAGAGGAGGTTCCTCTGCCCAAACCGAAGGAGTCGGCTATTGCTCGAGAGGAGAAACAGCTTCCACCACTCCCAG agCCCAAGCCGGTGTATGCTCAGCCTGGACAGCCAGATGTAGACCTGCCAGTCAGTCCCTCTGATGCTCCTGTGCCAAGCGCTGCCCACGATGATAGCATCCTACG GCCAAGCATGAAGCTGGTGAAGTTCAGGAAGGGGGAGAGCGTGGGGCTGCGGCTGGCTGGGGGAAATGACGTGGGCATCTTTGTAGCCGGAGTGCTGGAGGATAGCCCAGCTGCTAAGGAGGGCCTGGAGGAGGGCGACCAAATTCTCAGG GTAAATAATGTAGATTTTGCGAACATAATCCGAGAGGAGGCGGTGCTGTTCCTCCTGGACCTTCCTAAAGGTGAAGAGGTCACCATTCTGGcccagaagaagaaagatg TGTATCGGCGGATCGTGGAGTCCGATGTTGGCGACTCCTTCTACATCCGGACACACTTTGAGTATGAGAAGGAATCTCCGTATGGGTTAAGCTTTAACAAGGGTGAGGTGTTCCGTGTGGTGGACACCCTCTACAATGGCAAGCTGGGCTCCTGGTTGGCTATTCGCATCGGCAAGAACCACCAAGAGGTGGAGAGGGGCATCATCCCCAACAAAAACAG AGCGGAGCAGCTCTCCAGCGTGCAATACACTCTCCCCAAAACAGCAGGGGGCGACAGGGCTGACTTCTGGAGGTTTCGTGGTCTTCGCAGCTCCAAGAGGAACCTtaggaagagcagagaggaccTCTCTTCCCAGCCAGTCCAAACAAAGTTCCCAGCTTATGAAAGAGTTGTGctgagagagg CTGGTTTCCTGAGACCTGTGGTGATATTTGGGCCCATTGCTGACGTTGCTCGAGAAAAACTCTCCAGAGAAGAGCCAGACCTTTTTGAGCTTGCAA AGAGTGAACCGAGAGATGCAGGAACAGACCAGCGTAGTTCAGGAATCATTCGTCTTCACACCATCAAACAGATCATCGACAGA GACAAACACGCTGTGCTTGACATCACCCCAAACGCTGTGGACAGGCTGAACTATGCTCAGTGGTACCCGATTGTAGTCTTCCTAAATCCTGATAATAAGCAGGGGGTGAAGAACATGAGGACCAGACTGTGTCCAGAGTCCAGGAAGAGCGCCAGGAAGCTCTATGAGAGAGCCATCAAACTGAGGAAGAATAATCACCACCTGTTCACCA CCACCATCAACTTGAACAATATGAATGACGGCTGGTACGGCGCTCTGAAAGAAAcgatccagcagcagcagaaccagcTGGTGTGGGTGTCAGAGGGCAAG gcGGATGGCACCACAGAGGATGACTTGGATATCCACGATGACCGTCTGTCCTACCTGTCGGCACCAGGTAGTGAATACTCCATGTACAGCACGGACAGCCGCCACACTTCTGATTACGAGGACACCGACACAGAGGGCGGAGCGTACACAGACCAGGAACTGGATGAGACTTTGAACGACGAGGTGGGTCTCCCCACGGAGCCCGCCATCACCCGCTCCTCCGAGCCTGTTCGAGAAGACCCGCCCGTAATTCAGGACACCCCTGGTTACCCTGGATACCAGCACCCTGTGCAGCCTGAACCAGCCAGTCGTATAGACCCTGCTGGGTTCAAGATGGCCGCTCCACAACAG CAAGATGAGGCTGCTCTGCCCATGCCCTCGTTGCCTCCGACGGTGGTAGCGCCCCCTGCTGTTGAGCAGCCTGTACAGCTAGAGGGTATGCACCTAGAGGAGCCGCCTGCTGCAGCCGCAGCTCCTCAGGCTGACTCACTTAGCAGCCCCAGCCCTGCCCCTGAGCTTATTcagcccccaccaccaccacatgaACCCCACCCGTCTGGACCGCCTGGTCCAGAACCAAAG ATGTACAAGAAAGATCTGTACAATATGGAGGACCCTGTGCGAATCAACCATGGCCTGAAGCAGTCTATGAGCTACAGTCACCAGCCGTCGTACCAGGACAAACAGCCATACCGCGAATACGACCACCCGCCTTACGGATATGATGGAGGCGGCTACACAGAACCAAAGCCTCACAACACTGACTCTCACCTGCACTACGACAACCGTGTGCCTCATTACAACGAACAGTGGCCCCCCTATGACCAGCAGACCTCGTCCTCTCAGCCCGCAGGGTACCAGCCGGGCCACCAGCAACCCATGGGCTACAACCCCCGGTCCCCCTACGAGGATGGACCAGGGAGGGACTACAGCCCCCCTCAGCCCCGCTATGATGAGGCCCCGCCTGTGGGCTACGATGGCAGACCACGCCACAGTAAACCTGGGCCCATTCGTTATGATGAacccccacccccgcccccaGCGGGCTATGATGCCCGCTCTCCCTATGATGCAGAACCTCACGGCTTCCCCATAAATTCACCTCGATCGCCAGAGCCTCCAAAGCAGTATTACGGTGACTCTGGTCTGAGGCCCACCTACATTCCTGGGCCTCCAAACCGGGGCTATAAGCCAGGGATGCATGAGCCCATCATGAACTCCGAACCCGCAATTCCCCCTCCTAAACCAGAGACCCTCTCCTCGCCAGGTGAGCCAGCCATCACTCCAGGATCCAAacccctccctccaccaccccgGGAAGACCTGGATGAGGACCCGGCCATGAAACCGCAGTCAGTGCTCAACAGAGTCAAGATGTTTGAGAATAAACGGTCTGTTTCTATGGACAGGGCTAAAGAGGGAGAGTCGGCAGCACTCAGG CCTCCAGATGTTCCTAAACCTGTGAGTGCACCTGGCCCAGTCCTCAAAGCCAATTCCCTCAGCAACCTGGAGCAGGAGAAGTCCACCTATAG ggctCCTGAGCCACAGAAGCCTCATACTAAACCCCTGGATGATGTAGTGCGGTCCAACCACTATGACccagatgaggatgaggagtacTACAGGAAGCAGTTGTCCTACTTTGATCGCCGTAGCTTCGACAGCAAGGCCATGGGCCAGCCGAGTCCTGGCATCAACCGCTTCCATGATCTGCCCAAACCAGCTCAGCTGTCCTACCCGTACAACCG AGTGGAGTCTGTCGAGAAGGTGAGTCCAGTGGAGAAAAGATACGAACCCCTGCCCCAAATCAGCCCATCCTCCCAGTATGGGCCCCCCGCATCCGCCATCCCACCTAACACACTGCCCAAACTCAGCCCCAATGATG CTAACTCCATACCCGAGCCTTTGAGCTCACCCAATCCTAAGCCTGAGCTGGCAGCTCTCCGACCAGCCAGCAGGGACGAACCTACACCAGGTGGCTACCTGCCCCCGAGAGGCCTCCCCGACAAATCCCCCGTCAACGGCACAGACGCAGCACCCCCGAAGACGCTGCCTGCTCCCGCTCCAACTAGCTACAACCGTTACGTCCCCAAGCCGTACACCAGCTCCGCCCGGCCCTTTGAGCGCAAGTTTGAGAGCCCCAAGTTCAACCACAACCTGCTGCCCAACGACACACAGGTGAAGACGGACCTCCTCAGTAAGCCCAGCGTGGTGAGCAACAGCGGCGGGAAGCCTCAGCTGTCACCACAGCCCCTGGATCATGACAGTGGCCTGGACACCTTCACACGCACTATGGACAACAGGCCGAAATACCAGCACAATAACATCAACGCCATCCCCAAGGCCATCCCAGTAAG CCCCAGCACGCTAGAAGATGACGATGAAGACGAAGGGCACACAGTGGTGGCCACCGCCCGAGGCATCTTCAACTGTAATGGAGGGGTCCTGAGCTCCATTGAGACAGGCGTCAGCATCATCATCCCCCAGGGCGCCATCCCTGAGAGCGTGGAGCAGGAGATTTACTTCAAGGTGTGCCGAGACAACAGCATCCTGCCCCCCCTCGACAAGGAGAAAG GAGAAACGCTGCTAAGTCCGCTGGTGATGTGTGGCCCGCATGGACTCAAGTTCCTGAAGCCGGTGGAGCTGCGCTTACCTCACT GTGATCCCAAAACCTGGCAGAACAAATCTCTCCCCGGAGACCCAAACTACCTGGTGGGTgcaaactgtgtgtctgtgctcattGACCACTTCTGA